A region from the Triticum urartu cultivar G1812 chromosome 1, Tu2.1, whole genome shotgun sequence genome encodes:
- the LOC125551743 gene encoding pentatricopeptide repeat-containing protein At5g65560-like — protein MRRLSPPPAVAVAESIDALRFSTSAAAAAVPSPPDLDPPRLDPSDVRSHNAALIAYSSRGSEAPRLAHLLASFGAMLKSGAPPDRCTYNTLISAHCKLALLADARAALARMHEAGFAPDTFTYNCLMLGLCRAGLLTAACGLFVQMPRRWGAYYDRHSYTILIQGLCAVGRIDDACRVFAKMSRGWCKPGVHTYTVLLDGLCKARRVGDAEALLGEMVDKGVVPNVVTYNALIGGLCQEGRFDDVTKLLEKMEMQQRAPDCWTYTIVVHGLWKHGKVEHRAKVLCEALVKGVALGVATYNVLIDGYCKVGDMKAALDVLQLMKKNGVNPNVQIFNVVIHGFCCGGKVHQAMAFLTQMVGAGLSPDTVTFNSLISGQCSVGEMKIAFRLLDLMEDYGVLPDRQTYAIFIDAHCEQGRLEEAHSLFSCLPQKGIKAHSVIYNSLIHGYCQVGDIDSAFGLMEKMASEDCISDVHTYNALIDGLCKVKRLDRAIDLLDKMKKQGIEPTTCTFNILIKQMLWDKKHADAAKMYEQMISSGCKPDKQTYTLKISTDWFEGARKEENIDVAIVEMHEAGVSPDVETYNSIIKAYSDAGLMEKAFFAHVKMLSVPIDPNCTTYSILLNHMCNKDDSDAFDNEKVWKMVDVRNLQELFEQMCKSDAAPGISTYKALLRGLCNQCRLEEVEWLLLKMQGNSVLLDEDMSDYLLGCYCNLKMYREACEQFRSMAHQSFQPGLKSCCLLLSGLCDSGDHGMAVSIFSDILGLGYNYDEVVWKLLIDCLHEKGHTGACLGMLSVMDDKKCVASTRTYASSVHLLLETEWRSCLNGSLVVETTLSWA, from the coding sequence GGCGCCATGCTAAAGTCCGGTGCGCCTCCCGATCGCTGTACCTACAACACGCTCATCAGCGCGCACTGCAAGCTCGCTCTCCTCGCCGACGCCAGGGCCGCTCTGGCTCGGATGCACGAGGCGGGGTTCGCGCCGGACACCTTCACCTACAACTGCCTCATGCTCGGCCTCTGCAGGGCCGGCCTCCTCACAGCTGCGTGCGGTTTGTTCGTGCAGATGCCACGCCGTTGGGGTGCCTACTACGACAGACACTCCTACACTATCCTGATCCAGGGCCTGTGTGCCGTGGGGCGCATTGACGATGCCTGTAGGGTGTTTGCTAAAATGTCGAGGGGCTGGTGCAAACCCGGCGTGCACACATACACTGTGCTGCTCGATGGGCTCTGCAAGGCTAGGCGTGTCGGGGACGCCGAGGCTTTGTTGGGTGAGATGGTCGATAAGGGTGTGGTGCCAAACGTCGTGACTTATAATGCCTTGATTGGCGGACTTTGTCAGGAGGGGAGGTTCGATGATGTGACCAAGTTGTTGGAGAAAATGGAGATGCAGCAGCGTGCTCCAGATTGCTGGACATATACCATAGTTGTCCATGGTCTGTGGAAGCATGGAAAAGTGGAGCATCGTGCCAAGGTGTTGTGTGAAGCCTTAGTGAAGGGCGTTGCTCTTGGAGTTGCCACTTACAATGTGTTGATTGATGGGTATTGTAAGGTTGGTGATATGAAGGCTGCTCTTGATGTTTTGCAGTTGATGAAGAAGAATGGGGTCAACCCAAATGTCCAAATTTTTAATGTGGTGATCCATGGATTCTGTTGCGGTGGTAAAGTGCATCAAGCGATGGCCTTCTTGACACAAATGGTTGGGGCTGGGTTGTCGCCGGATACTGTTACATTCAACTCGCTGATATCTGGTCAGTGTAGCGTGGGTGAAATGAAGATTGCTTTCCGGTTGCTTGATTTGATGGAGGATTATGGCGTTCTTCCAGATCGACAAACTTATGCCATCTTTATAGATGCTCATTGTGAGCAAGGTCGACTGGAGGAGGCTCATTCTCTCTTTTCTTGTCTTCCTCAGAAAGGTATTAAGGCACACAGCGTCATATATAATTCACTGATTCATGGATATTGCCAAGTAGGTGATATTGATTCTGCTTTTGGGCTGATGGAGAAGATGGCTTCAGAGGACTGTATATCTGATGTTCACACCTACAACGCCCTTATTGATGGTCTGTGCAAAGTGAAAAGATTGGATAGGGCTATAGATTTACTAGACAAGATGAAGAAGCAGGGGATAGAACCAACAACTTGTACATTTAACATTCTGATCAAGCAAATGCTTTGGGACAAGAAGCATGCAGATGCTGCCAAGATGTATGAGCAAATGATATCTTCTGGTTGCAAACCTGACAAACAGACATATACACTGAAAATCAGTACAGACTGGTTTGAGGGTGCAAGGAAGGAAGAAAATATAGACGTGGCTATTGTTGAAATGCATGAAGCAGGTGTTTCTCCAGATGTGGAAACATATAACTCTATCATAAAGGCGTATAGTGATGCTGGCCTGATGGAGAAAGCCTTCTTTGCACATGTGAAGATGCTTTCTGTCCCTATTGATCCAAATTGTACAACATATTCGATATTGCTTAATCATATGTGTAACAAGGATGATAGTGATGCATTTGATAATGAAAAAGTATGGAAGATGGTAGATGTGAGAAATCTGCAGGAGCTTTTTGAACAGATGTGTAAATCTGATGCTGCTCCTGGCATTAGCACATACAAGGCACTGCTGAGGGGATTGTGTAATCAGTGTCGACTGGAGGAGGTGGAATGGCTGTTGCTAAAAATGCAGGGAAACAGCGTTCTGTTGGATGAAGACATGTCTGATTATCTACTTGGTTGCTATTGTAACTTAAAGATGTACAGGGAAGCATGCGAGCAATTTAGATCGATGGCCCATCAGAGCTTTCAGCCAGGGCTAAAGTCATGCTGCCTTCTCCTTTCTGGCCTTTGTGATAGTGGAGATCATGGGATGGCTGTATCAATTTTCAGTGATATACTTGGCTTAGGGTACAACTATGATGAGGTTGTCTGGAAACTTTTAATTGATTGCCTACATGAGAAGGGGCATACTGGGGCATGTTTAGGGATGCTTTCAGTGATGGATGATAAAAAGTGTGTTGCTAGCACTAGGACATATGCATCTTCAGTTCATTTGTTGCTGGAAACTGAATGGAGATCTTGTTTAAACGGTTCACTTGTTGTAGAAACTACTTTGTCTTGGGCTTAG